The Mycolicibacterium insubricum DNA segment GGATTGCCGCCGGGGAAATCGGTACGCCCGCAGCCGTCTAGAAAGAGCGTGTCGCCGGCCACCAGGCGACCGTCGAGCAGGAAGCACTGACTGCCCGGCGTGTGCCCCGGGGTGTGCAGCAACTCGATGTCGATCGTGCCGACCGCCACCGTGTCGCCGTGCTGATGCCCGGTCAGTTCGCTGCCGGCGATGCCCGTCACCTTGGCAACCCAGTCCGCCTCGAGTGCATTGACGTGGACCGGCACGCTGTGGCGCTCCAGCAGTTCGGCGAGGCCGGCCAGGGTGAACCCCATCATGGTGCCGCCGACGTGGTCGGGGTGGTGATGGGTCACCAGCACTCCGGACAGCCGCATCCCGTCGGCCTCCAGGATGTCGACGAGGTCGCCAGCCGCGTAGGCCGGATCGACGATCACCGCGTCGCCCGTTTCCCGGTCGCCGATCAGGTAGGCGAAATTGCGCATCTGGCCGGCGATCATGTCGCCGACGGCGAAGTCGCGCCCGGACAACAGTTGCCGGAAGTACAGACGGTCATCGGAAGGCATCCGCCGAGCCTAGGCCGTGGCTGTGTGAACGCCGCGATCCCGGTCGCAAAAACGGTATCCACGCAGGTGCAAAAACCGCACCAACCTTGGTGTTTAACCACACAGACAGAAAACTCGCAGCAAAGATGCGGAATTTACTAACGTCTGACTCGTGCAGCTGACCCGATTCACCGATCTCGGCCTCCGGGCGATGATGCTGCTGGCCTCCGGGGAAGCGCGAGACCAGCGGGTCACCACCCGCGGCCTCGCGCTGGCCGCCGACGCCTCGGAGAACCACACCGCCAAAGCCGTTTCCCGGCTGGCCGAGCTGGGTCTGGTCAACACCCGCCGGGGCCGCACCGGCGGCCTGGAGCTGACCCCCGAGGGCCGCGAGG contains these protein-coding regions:
- a CDS encoding MBL fold metallo-hydrolase; protein product: MPSDDRLYFRQLLSGRDFAVGDMIAGQMRNFAYLIGDRETGDAVIVDPAYAAGDLVDILEADGMRLSGVLVTHHHPDHVGGTMMGFTLAGLAELLERHSVPVHVNALEADWVAKVTGIAGSELTGHQHGDTVAVGTIDIELLHTPGHTPGSQCFLLDGRLVAGDTLFLDGCGRTDFPGGNPDDMFRSLAQLSRLPGDPTVFPGHWYSAEPSAGLEEVKRSNYVYRASNLEQWRQLMGG